A DNA window from Pseudomonas wuhanensis contains the following coding sequences:
- a CDS encoding heparin lyase I family protein has translation MFNIGQPGDASKDVGKWTDFQIDFKRDIGDGSISVTKNGQDIFDKSGISTMFDTRSDNAYAKFGQYRNEGDGTPAVSYFSGFNIASPLRQ, from the coding sequence GTGTTCAACATTGGCCAGCCTGGAGACGCCTCCAAAGACGTGGGCAAGTGGACGGATTTTCAAATTGATTTCAAGCGCGACATCGGCGACGGTTCGATCAGCGTGACGAAGAATGGACAGGACATTTTTGATAAATCCGGAATCTCGACCATGTTTGATACCCGAAGTGACAACGCGTATGCCAAATTCGGACAATACCGCAATGAAGGCGATGGGACGCCTGCGGTCAGCTATTTCTCGGGGTTCAATATTGCCTCTCCATTACGCCAATGA
- a CDS encoding tyrosine-type recombinase/integrase codes for MAYFEPDEVDAMLKSIDRTTDSWRRDYALFALMFNTGARVQEVLDLQVRDVRTEPPHQVRLRGKGGKIRLCPIWPHTAALLRELAQQSAQTIAPEAFLFTNRHGAKLTRFGVRYLLKKYVAAGTPAANTMREKRLHPHSLRHATAVHLLKAGVDFATISQWLGHATLNTTMVYARVDLDIKRQALAQVFPEVLASPRAGHLSPAAVDVVDWLKRL; via the coding sequence ATGGCGTATTTCGAGCCTGACGAAGTCGACGCGATGCTCAAGAGCATTGATCGCACTACCGACTCGTGGCGGCGCGACTATGCGTTGTTTGCGCTGATGTTCAATACCGGTGCTCGCGTGCAGGAGGTACTCGATCTGCAGGTACGCGACGTGAGAACCGAGCCGCCGCACCAAGTACGTCTGCGTGGCAAGGGCGGGAAGATTCGTTTATGCCCCATCTGGCCGCATACTGCGGCGCTGCTGCGGGAACTGGCTCAGCAGTCGGCACAGACCATAGCGCCGGAGGCGTTTCTGTTCACCAACCGCCACGGTGCCAAGCTTACGCGGTTCGGTGTTCGCTACCTGCTCAAGAAATATGTGGCAGCGGGTACACCGGCGGCCAACACCATGCGAGAGAAGCGACTTCATCCGCATTCGCTTCGACACGCCACAGCGGTTCATTTGCTCAAGGCTGGCGTTGACTTCGCCACAATTAGCCAGTGGCTGGGCCATGCGACGCTGAACACGACCATGGTCTATGCCCGGGTGGATTTGGACATCAAACGCCAAGCGCTTGCCCAGGTGTTCCCCGAAGTGTTGGCGTCGCCACGTGCCGGGCACCTGTCGCCGGCTGCGGTCGATGTGGTCGATTGGTTGAAACGGCTGTGA
- a CDS encoding site-specific integrase, whose product MKPARPNSLGNCITHFFREYLPELRGMSLHTIRSYRDAVVLFLRFASARSKRGVEDLELDDFTAEQVSQFLTHLEQERHNGVATRNARLAAIHTFARFLASEHPEHLAEL is encoded by the coding sequence ATGAAACCCGCTCGACCCAACTCGCTTGGCAATTGCATCACGCACTTCTTCCGGGAATATCTGCCCGAGCTCCGTGGCATGAGCCTGCACACGATTCGCAGTTATCGCGATGCCGTCGTGCTGTTCTTGCGATTTGCCTCAGCTCGCAGCAAACGGGGCGTCGAGGATTTGGAACTCGACGATTTTACGGCAGAGCAGGTCAGCCAATTCCTGACGCATCTGGAACAGGAGCGTCACAATGGTGTCGCGACGCGCAATGCACGGCTAGCGGCTATCCACACTTTTGCCCGATTCCTGGCCAGCGAACACCCGGAGCATCTAGCCGAGTTGTAG
- a CDS encoding tyrosine-type recombinase/integrase, translating into MFSTETALDLTIARYLQLRRSLGRAYGNEERVLTSVRQFLVAATCTDLDYDRFLGWCNTLAGLNATVRRKRQRIVRNFCLYQQRTEPQCFVPDPNHFPRPCPAVTPVIFGSSEVASMLAAAEQLGPVPTSPLRPAVLRLAVVLLYTAGLCRGELLRLTLADADSAQGVLHIRESKFHKSRFVPLSQDAHRELRVYLKQRRAPPFSITPNSPLLCNCARGLRGYTGTGISGGIKTLFQAADVHSSDGRRPRIHYFRHSFAVQALLRWYRQGADVQSNLPKLALYMGHVSIVSTAYYLRWMPDIAAAASDRFQAHFGHLIAGGAP; encoded by the coding sequence ATGTTCTCCACTGAGACCGCACTCGACTTGACCATTGCGCGCTATCTGCAACTTCGGCGATCGCTTGGTCGAGCTTATGGAAATGAAGAGCGTGTCCTCACATCGGTCCGCCAGTTCCTGGTGGCGGCGACATGTACGGATCTGGACTACGATCGCTTCCTTGGGTGGTGCAACACGCTCGCCGGGCTTAACGCCACGGTGCGACGCAAACGGCAGCGCATCGTGCGCAACTTTTGTCTGTATCAACAGCGCACCGAACCGCAGTGCTTTGTGCCCGACCCCAACCACTTTCCGCGACCCTGTCCCGCTGTCACCCCCGTCATCTTCGGTTCGAGCGAGGTCGCGAGTATGCTCGCGGCTGCCGAGCAATTGGGTCCGGTGCCCACCTCGCCTCTGCGGCCAGCGGTCCTGCGGCTGGCCGTCGTGCTCCTCTATACCGCAGGACTATGTCGCGGCGAACTGCTACGGCTGACCCTGGCCGATGCCGATTCGGCGCAAGGCGTATTGCATATCCGCGAATCGAAGTTCCACAAATCCCGATTCGTTCCACTATCGCAGGACGCCCATCGTGAGCTGCGCGTCTATCTCAAGCAGCGGCGGGCGCCGCCCTTCAGCATCACACCGAATTCTCCCTTGCTGTGCAACTGCGCTAGAGGCTTGCGCGGCTATACGGGGACAGGAATAAGCGGTGGCATAAAAACGCTATTCCAAGCTGCGGATGTTCACAGTAGCGATGGCCGACGGCCGCGGATTCATTACTTTCGGCATAGCTTTGCCGTCCAGGCACTGCTGCGTTGGTATCGGCAAGGCGCCGATGTGCAATCCAACTTGCCGAAACTAGCGTTGTATATGGGGCACGTGTCGATCGTCTCTACCGCTTATTACCTGCGTTGGATGCCGGATATTGCGGCAGCGGCCAGTGATCGCTTCCAGGCCCACTTTGGCCATTTGATTGCTGGAGGTGCGCCATGA